A genomic stretch from Desulfotignum balticum DSM 7044 includes:
- a CDS encoding acetyl-CoA carboxylase biotin carboxyl carrier protein subunit, protein MASEITAPLPGKIVRMDIEVGSSVEEDMEILAIEAMKMENIIYAPCDGTIEKILKKVGDEVEEGDVIATVA, encoded by the coding sequence ATGGCAAGTGAAATAACAGCCCCATTACCGGGAAAAATCGTCAGAATGGACATTGAAGTCGGCTCATCCGTTGAAGAAGACATGGAAATTCTGGCCATCGAAGCCATGAAAATGGAAAACATTATATATGCCCCCTGCGACGGTACGATTGAAAAAATATTGAAAAAAGTGGGGGATGAAGTGGAAGAAGGAGATGTGATCGCCACGGTTGCGTAG